Genomic DNA from Gossypium hirsutum isolate 1008001.06 chromosome A01, Gossypium_hirsutum_v2.1, whole genome shotgun sequence:
ttttttaaattttttagtattaggatcaaattgagaatatttataaattttgagggttaattttaaaaaattatgactaaatcgatataatatgtaaaagttgatggctaaatttattattatattatttttttaattggcaCAGCAATCTACCGTTTGTGATTTTAACAAAAGTGACTAAAATAATCGAACTATGTAACGTAAATGATTAACTTATAAATCTTTTATTTcatatgtttaaaataaaaaaaattgaatgagtaatttaccctaataaaataaatttgttatGAATTACACATCCTAGGCTTAAAAACATTATTTATGAAATGGGTTTTAAATAAAAGGTAGGAAGCCCCCACAAGTATAATATATTAAGAAGAAAATTAGAAAACAACAAAGCATTTCAAAGTTCAAAttttctataaatattattagtaCTAACAGGAAATAAACTCCTTTGAGTACATGAAATGCTTACTTAATATGATATATAATAAACAACTGTCCTTGTACCCAAAACAAAACAAGAACACCAACTGTCctcaaactaattttttttttagattattatattataaagtcCTTTtttcatcaatacaatacaatgaGATGTAGCATTCAATTGATTTATCATTTCTTATTAATGGTATAGAGTCTTGTTAAGGAGGGACTATTTATCTTATGCCTACttaacatattatttttattattctcaTAATTTTTTAGTGCATTcataaaaaacattttaatataaTACTAATAAGAATACTCCAATGACActctttaacaaattataattattatataataatatctcAACATTTGACACTTAATACAATGTTATTATAAATAACTAACTAGGATTTATCAAAACTCCAATATGAAATATTATTCTTAACTATCTATAAATTTACCATCTTAAAAATGACTTTTTTGACCTTTCAGCTTTACAAAAAAtctcattttagtcctttatttaatttttcgtctcttttagcttatgaacttgtattttttctcaaattatcctaaaatgaatagaaaagttaattttttttacctttattGACATGGCATAAACATGGTTGCCACGTGGATGACacatcatcatttaattaattttttaaattttaaaaaaatttaaatttaaatttaatgttgaCATGCCATCCATGTAGCAATCCACATATATatcacatcaataaaattaaaaaaaaatattaatcttttattgacaaaaaatataaatttaaaaattaaaagaaataaataattaaaataattttttataaaattgaaagtcaaaaaaaattattatgctaTTTTCTAAATGTGAAATTAAGAATATGCTTAAAGCTGACATATGTAATAATGTGATAAAAAGTCAAAATCAAAACACTcaaaattgtatttaataataatttggtTGTCATCTTAGATATTTTTTAACTGTCTTGCAACAAACAATAATGACTTTTGCGGGAAAGTTTAACTATTCTGCTTAATTATAATTTAGTAATTTGTCTTTTATCTTTATTACTTACCTAATTATTCCAATACCCAAAGATATTTTGGACATAATTACTTTTAAGTGCTTTGATTGAAAAGGAAAAGTCCACGCTAATCACGTTGGAGTCATACTCTGGAAACTAATCTAGGGCTTAGATTTTACCTGTGGAAACAACACTCTTATCAGAAAAGAACGACCCAGAGCCAACCACCCAGCCCAGGGGGCCAGTTTATTTTTTTCCAACTTAATCCTTTGTAAATTTACACCATCACTCTCCCAAAAATATAAGTAGACCCTCCAAAGTTTaagaattttgtaattttcctctttgtatatatattatagatttcttaaaaatataagaaagcccctccaatatttttatagaattaaaaataatattaaaaaatttattcttaaaaaaaataaagtgaaaatctTCTTAAAGAagcttaataatattttataagtaatataataataataatatataaagaaaagatgaagagaCTTTTATTATCTTTCGTCTTTGTATTGGTGCTTAGcaaggaaagggaaaaaaaaatttctttatcattttttcctccaaatttgaaatataaaatatgtttttcttcaaacttttaatagattttgaatattttaaacttattttacatatatgtatCAATAGTTTTTTGTTTTATCAAGTATATTAAAAGTTGCCATTAAAGGATATTGATGGAACTTGGAAGCTTATAAAATTAAGTGAAATGTGTATGTTTTTTATGTAAAATGATTAGGAGACGATTTCTAAATTGTtagaaatgtaaaaaaaaaattgttagatAATAATATTATAGTAAGTTACAACCAAAGTGAAGGGGAGGAAAAAAACCTTGGtaactttatttaaaattatgtcaaATGATAGCTTGTGAAGTAGTGAGCATTCATGTGAAAAACGAATAAAAAAATGGTTAACTTAGTCAAATGATATATATTTCGTCTTAATTGTTGGAATACTGcttcttttaaatatatttttttatatgtttaaatagaGTGGTATGTTGGAATACTATTTCTTTTGATTCGATTGCTTATATGCTTAAATCGTCTGATACATAACACTTCTAATTTTAGCTTGCCCCCCAAAATCAATATTCTAGCTCTACCACACCAACCACCTAtctatatactatatatatatatatatatatcttttctttttatacaCAACTCTATATACACTCAAAATCTTATCACGCGcggaaaaaaaaatacatatggtATGTTTAAAATAATAGTTATGGAAGAACATTTACGTACTTCCATATCGAGTTAGTGCCCAGTGACTTGTGACACTAACTTAgtcaaaaacttaaataatagtgTAAATATAAAAGGATTAATTGAATTGGTGTAACTCATTAATCGAGTGTCAACTCAATTATGAATTTACCAAAAACTCTATTTttttaaccatataaattatattattataagagtgttttcatcttttcatttttttatgaatCAATATAAATTTACAATTGAAGGAATTTGAACCAAAAGCACTATGAATATAATAGGCTCAACTTTACCATTTCAAATAAAGCATAATTTGATTTGTAATATagacatataataaatatattcgttacacaaattttttttactcaCGTGTGCCATAATTTAGTAAATATATCATTTATTTGAATTACATATTAAGTCATTGATGAGTTGGTGTTACGAGTCTACCAAACACCAATTTAGTTGAATAATGattgaaataatattattttagggatatttttatctttttataatttttaataaaaaaataccaaTTTGTTTGTTTGTATATCAATGTTTGCAAAAATATTTGTTATATGATACAATTTTTCACTTGTATCATAAGTATTTAAGAGtttgattgagttggtattaTTCATTAACCAaatcattaataaattatataaaaaatatttttttataaagtaataaatattattttaaaatattttttcattttaattttttatacaaatctggaaaaaaatacaaattacacCATAAACTTTAATGTTTTAACTTTACTTCAACTAAAACCTAATTtgcattattttttttcaaataaaacctAATTTGCATatccaatttttataaatatatttattatataatatttcaataactgtgtaatctaattatatttatactacaatataaaatgaaaaaacactagatattttaaaaaaatatacatggaTAATTATCTTatcttataataaataaaataattatcctATATATATATCCTATTTATTTGGATGTTTATtttcaaacataaacattttaTATTTGGAACTTGATGACTGACTTTCTGTAATATTTTTCTATCTAAAATAAGCTTGAATCATTTCTCAGTCCaagcataatataaaaatatacatcaatttcactttgaatttaaataatcattattactaatttttatttcatatgacattaaatttcttttattccTCAAACCTTTTTACTACCATTTtgtatactaattttttttctatttacatTCTCTATATATAAAAGTTCCATATATATCCACCTTTTCCCTTTCACTGTTTTTTCAGTATCAAAGTACCAAATCTGTCTATAAGGTCAAGTGTTCTTTCGGGAAAAGGATATTTGAAgaactcaaatatatatatattctttcttTGGTCCTCAGCATCTTCCATTAAAACAAGCTTCGCTTTTGTCAACCATAAAAACCCTACCAAAAGAGAGGAAACTGAAAACCTAGTACTAGTActagtatatataatatatatattcaactcaAGTTCCTCTTTAtcactgcaaaaaaaaaaaaaagagaaaagaaacccATTATAGACCTTTGCTCACCATCCAAAAACGATCCAGCCATGGCGGATTCAGACAGTGAATCAGGAGGAGCTCAAAACAACGCTTCAAACGCAGCAGGCAACAATAACCATCTTTTTTCCCCGAAAGAGCAGGACAGGTTCCTGCCTATTGCTAACGTTGGCAGGATCATGAAAAAGGCTTTGCCTGCTAACGCCAAGATATCCAAGGAAGCTAAGGAAACGGTGCAGGAATGTGTATCGGAGTTCATCAGCTTCATCACCGGAGAAGCGTCTGACAAGTGTCAAAAGGAGAAGAGGAAGACCATCAACGGTGATGATCTCTTGTGGGCCATGACCACCTTAGGCTTTGAAGACTACGTTGAGCCCTTGAAGGTTTACTTGCAGCGGTTTAGGGAGATGGAAGGCGAGAAGACCACGGTTGCACGTGATAAAGACGCGCCTCTTGTTGCTGctagtggtggtggtggtggtggtggtggggtGTATGGGATGATGGTACATCAGCATCAAGGACACGTGTATGGTTCTACTGGGTTTCATCATATGGGTAGTGGGTTGGGTAAAGGTGGGCCTCCGAATAATTTGGGTAGGCCGAAGTAGTTTCCCATCTGTCACTATCACTGACACGTGTatgattttcttatgaatttgATAGTAATTTCGGGTTTGTTAAATTTGAGCCTACTCCAAATTGGGTTGGCCCAGTTAGGTCATCATAGGGTACACGTGTAAGCTTTAAGAGAAGCTAGTTATGATAGGGCCCACTAGTCACTCAATAACACGTGTACGGTGAAAGGAAGGAAGAGGCAGTTTTGGGCCCTTGGATTTGAGATCCGCAGCGTAGAGATTTTAGTTATAGTTCGGTTTCCAGTAGAAGAATAAAACACTAGGATTATATTTCTGTGATGATTTTGAGCTGCCCTCTGCTCTAGttattatgattttaatatttataaattacttaatttgggttaaataatgtgACATTTGCAAATTTTCTATGCAACtcaattttacttttaaattttatatatttaaaaggcacattttgataattttttgaagcaagttaaataaaaattaatgtaattgaattaagaaataaaaatattgtaagTGATTCAAACGATAGATACCACAACAACAGATTCAGGTGGTAATATACACATAGATTATAAGGTTAACAAATCCGGAAattatttcaatgcaaattaTTGTgatcaaaatgttttatttataattaagcttTAAAGGCAAAATTCTTTAAAGGAGGAAGTCTCCATATAAGGAGATTTTGAGTGAATTACTCTTTAGATATAACGCAATAAACAAATTtttatatcttattttttattttatatcattaatTCTTAAGTTTAATTACAACTACAGATCTTTATGGGTTGGATCGGACTGAGTTTCAGTTGGGTCTATGTATAATAGTAACACTTCTGTGTTTATCAAGCTCGGTCCAATCCgaaatataaaactaaaattttgtccaagttaACCCAAACTTGTTTTAGGtccatttgtattatttttaatattttttatttatattataaattacataatatataaaaataacataatataaaacattcTACAGTAAAGATGTAACATACATAACTGAAGGATACCAATAAGATGTACAACTACATGACTGAAGGATACCAATTGGTTCATGCAGAGTGAATTCCTCGTTAAGGGAGAAACATTGTAAACCGTTCATGGGGATGAGTGGTCATTGGTAGAGCAATATAAAATATCTGTTTGTCATATTGTGTATTTGACCTCTAGCAGTTGTATTAGTTTGGTTTCACAAGTTGATTTTCTGTCACCTGTTTTCGTTGAATGCGTTGAGGAGGGTTATAGAGAAGTATCTTAAAACTTTTAGTATGTATATACTTTTGGAGAGGGACGGTGGTGGGAGGGATGGAGACAGTGGTGGGGGAAGGGGtggggatttttattttatttaatattaatataaatatgtttatttaatattaatataaaatttaaatttattatatattttaaaaatatttatgtatttttatatatttttttaaaaattttaaaattagaatcaaattaagaatatttataactttttaagagttaatattttaaaattatgattaaatcgatataatgtgtaaatgttaagggttaaatttattattatactaatttttgTAGTTGACACGTTAGTTTGCCATTTGTGATTTTAacatgagtgaccaaaatgattGAACTATGCAATACGAGTGTTTAAATTGCGAACTTTTTATTTTAGAtactaaaaatgaatttttttattattatagttaaGTGGCTATTTGTGTAATTTATcctataaattattattttttaatagtatttggtaatatttcaaaatatatatgaatatgaattaaataataaattttaaagaatacaATACATGAACAGCTTATAGATTTTTGGAATCGGGTCTACTTTTCTGATACCCTAAGGCGACCAAATTAGAGTTAACGGCTATTTTAGTAGAAACAACTTTTTGAAATACACTCCCAACAGTCAAAATTTCTGTATTTATCCTAATCAAATCCTTTAACCTGTTACTTGACATTTTCAAATTCTGAAAGCCTACTTTTATAAATTTCTCACTTtctccttttccatttttaaaaaCAGAAAATCATCAATCATCAAAGCAAATAGAGAAGAATTTAGAAAGCAAAGATGAATAGACTCATCCATGTTTCTATTTGTGTTCTCTTTATTTCTGTTACTGGCATCCTAGTAAAAGCCGATAATGCACCTTCTCCATCGCCAAAGACAACTCCTGTGTCTCTGGCGAAACCTCCGACCACTTCTTCAAGTCCTCCAATGACATCACCTTCTAAATCTCCTTCATCATCACCTCCGTCGGCAACTCCTGCCAGTTCCCCATCGATAATATCGCCTCCGCCTGCAACAACTCCCACTGCTATGCCCACACCTTCTCAATCTCCTACTGCCACTCCGCCTGCTTCTTCTAGCCCCCCGGCTCAATCCCTAGCGACTCCACCACCAACGGCAAGTTCTCCTCCGTCCATGACTCCAGTCGGGGCTCCACCTGTTGTGGAAGGTCCGGTTGGAACTCCCGAGTCTTCTGCTAACATTCCTTCTAGTTCAACGACGCCAGCGGAGAGTCCTGCAATTTTCCCATCGACCAGTAGCCCGTCGATGGCGAATCCAGTGGGCTCGTTGCCGGAGAGTGGGGAGGGTCCAGCGGTTAATGATGAGTCGGGTTCAAAATCTGGTTACGAAGTGGGGTTCGTTGTTCTAATAGCGAGTTTGGTTATTGGATCGGCGTTGATtctttagatttaaattttttttagagtttAAAAGGTTCTGGTTTCCACATTATTATTTCATTTGCATGtattatttgatataaataaaattattgtgaGGATTATCAATTTTTTGGCTTTATCATTTGGGAGGAGCAAAAATGAAATTGTCCTTAACCATCTCTCCTATGAGTTACCTACTAAATTATATACATACACCTTAATTCCAAATgctgaatttgatatttttaaatggCAATCAATTAAAATCAGAATAATATTATTTGTgaattaaaattctattttaaatgaaaattgttCTGCTTATACAGTCATTGTCCAACAATCGAGAAAGCAGATTCTCAAAGTGATAATCAATCAAATAGAAAAGTTGTAGAAGATGGACCACTAGCACCTTTACAATATATCTCTATcgtatcaataaaaataaaaagagtaaaTTATACCCATGGTCACTTTTCTTTacttcaaattacattttaatcatttatatttgaaatgttatgttttagtcacttagtTACTGAGCCATTAATTGTCATTAACGATGTAATGATAAGCTGACGTGATATGTTAAATTAtcttttcaaacaaaaattttaggttaaattatacaattggacccttttgagcaatttaattttttcttttatgttctttaaactttcctttctttttttcattctcttctatttctccctctgttttcctaccTTCTCAATTTCTTTTATCATACTAAGAAGTTGAATTGGCAGTGAAGAGAAGTCGAAAGCCAACATTAcctataaccaaaacccataccatgcttctttcttcactgccaattcgacttcctaatatgttaaaagaaattgaGAAGGTAGGAAAgtagaaggaaaaataaaagagaatggaaaataaagaaaaaaaaaagaaaagttaaaatattataaaagaaaaaaattaaattggccaaaatgaaaagaaatatggggatcaattgtataatttaccctaaaattattgtttgaaatgatgatttaacatgccacgtcagtgtctaaaattttacaacacgataacgtaagtgactaaaacgtgatatttcaaacataaatgactaaaatgtaacttgaggtaaacaaaagtgaccatgagTGTAGTTTACCCCAATAAAAAATActctatatattaatatataatcaacaaattaaatataatggttaaaatatcaattatataaataattacgaaagtgtgtaaaattattttaatttttacattatatATAAGTGAATCCctccataatttatttgacttctttttcttatttaattaaaactaatgaAATATTTTGGATTTCacttaaaaataaactaatttagaAAAAACAAACATTTTATTCCTAAAAAGTATGCCCGTAGTGTGGCTTTTCTCTGTATGCCCGTAGTGTAGCTTTTCTGTTCTTAGGTTTTTTAGGAAGTTTTCTGTCATCTTTTTGTGTTTTGGTTCCTTTTGCGAAGATATGGAGAACATCTTAGCAAGTTTACGAATCGAAGAGGAAGAGGAGAGTGGAGATAAAGAGTTGTGGGAGATTGAAATAGAAGAAAACTTAACGGAGCAGGccattaatttttgtttaatcGGTTGTTTCTTTACAGCAACGACTATCAATTTCGAATCTATGCGCACGGTGATGGCCAATCTCTGGTATCCTATAGGAGGGGTTTCTATTACTGACATTGGTGAAAAAAGAATTCTTTTTCGTTTCTTTTGTGAAGTGGACAGAGATAGAGTGGTTAAAGGGTCACCATAGACCTTCAACAATCATTTGTTCATCATCTTTATGTTAAAAGAAGGGGAAGACACGCTGGAAGTGCCTCTCAATAACGCCAATTTCTGGGTTCAGATCCATGATCTACCTTCAGGTCTGTATTCAGAAAATATTGCAAGACAGTTTGGTGACTTTATAGATTCTTTCATAAAGTATGATACAAAAGCCATTACAGCAGGTCTACGAAATATTATGAGAATTAGAGTGCAAGTGGATGTCCGAAAACCTTTGAAGTGAATGAAGCAATTACTGGTTGTTAAATCGAAAGAATTTTGTGTcagttttaaatataaaaagttaacAACTTTCTGTTTCTTATGTGGACGTCTAGGACATGGAAAAAGCTTCTGTCCGATTCGAATGTATCATGGGAGTAAAGATTTACCGATGGGATGGGATATTTCGTTAAGAGCTCTTCCTCGGCGAGCGATGGTAGGTGGGAGTCCTTGGCTTAAGGATTTCGTTACAAATTGGGGAGTAATGGCAGGGGCATCAGGATCAAATTCAGGGAGCGATTTTAGGAACCAACATATTCCTAATTTGATGtgcatttatgaaaaaaatttgggGTTAAACTTGATGGGTAAGTCTTTTTTCCCCTAAGTAAAGAGGATTTTATGGACGATGGAGCAATGAATAAGGAATGGCCTATTCTTGTCAATGAAGGAAAAAAAGATTGAGGCCCAATTTTGTGCAGGAAGTTGCAATTCAAAGCGATTCTTCTGAAAGGCATAGGGAATGGACGAACTTTTATCAAAATGAGAAATCGGCTGAACCTACTTAGCGGGTCAGACgaatattatgaaaattttaagctgGAACGTCCGTGGACTAGGGAATCCACGGTCGGTCCGACGTGTTTAGCATTTGCTGAAAGAATAttgtccccatatttttttctttatggaAACTAAAGTTGATAGAAGTAGAATGGAAAGAATAAGGAGAAAGTTCGAGTATAAGAATGGAATTGAGGTTGCGACCAATGGTACTAGGGGTGGTCTTTCTATTAGTTGGACTAATGAGGTTGATATTTGACTATTGGGTTATAATGACAGTTGTATTGATGCTATGGTCATTAATAACAACAATAGACCAGATTAGTGTCTTATCGGGTTTTACGGAGCTCCTGATGTTAGAGACAGAATTGGTTCTTAAAATCTGCTTGGAAACCTCAGTCATAATTTTTCGAAGCATGGGTCGTGTTGGGTGATTTTAATGAAATCTTATTTAATCAAGAAAAATATGGAGGAAGACTTAGAGAGGAAAAACAAATCGAAGCTTTCAGAGATGCTTTGGATTATTGTGGACTCACGGATCTTGGTTACCAATGTCGTTGGTATACTTGGGAAAGGGGGAATTTTGAGTCTACCAATATTCGAGAAAGATTAGATAGAGGAGTTGCGAATCTCCAATGGTATAATTTTTTCTCTAATTATAAGCTTGTTCATTTACCAAATTCGACTTCGGATCATTGTCCTATTTTCCTAAATTCTAATTTTTCTGCTAATGATAAATATGTAGTTAAGAATCGGGATTTCCGATTTGAAAAAATGTGGTTATCGGAAGAGTCATGTTATGCTGAAGTTGAGCTTTTGTGGGAATTGAATAAGCATCTTAATGTTCCGGAGCGTCTCCATGCTATTGGCGAAG
This window encodes:
- the LOC121206172 gene encoding nuclear transcription factor Y subunit B-3, translated to MADSDSESGGAQNNASNAAGNNNHLFSPKEQDRFLPIANVGRIMKKALPANAKISKEAKETVQECVSEFISFITGEASDKCQKEKRKTINGDDLLWAMTTLGFEDYVEPLKVYLQRFREMEGEKTTVARDKDAPLVAASGGGGGGGGVYGMMVHQHQGHVYGSTGFHHMGSGLGKGGPPNNLGRPK
- the LOC121209814 gene encoding classical arabinogalactan protein 4, whose translation is MNRLIHVSICVLFISVTGILVKADNAPSPSPKTTPVSLAKPPTTSSSPPMTSPSKSPSSSPPSATPASSPSIISPPPATTPTAMPTPSQSPTATPPASSSPPAQSLATPPPTASSPPSMTPVGAPPVVEGPVGTPESSANIPSSSTTPAESPAIFPSTSSPSMANPVGSLPESGEGPAVNDESGSKSGYEVGFVVLIASLVIGSALIL